In one window of uncultured Draconibacterium sp. DNA:
- a CDS encoding TolC family protein, with protein MMKNLLTLFLGILLSAGAVNLQAQNVWDLQSCFDYAIENNLQVKRQEINTRYNETMVKQAKDDKLPNLNGQVSNDFSFGRSLTYDNTYDNINSSSVSGGLNTSMTLFNGMTLSNTVKMRELDLLATMADLQKTKDDIMLSIAAEYLEILFAQEVQLVAEATIEVTKQQIERTRQLVDAGSEARGALLEIEAQLAREELDLVNVQNRVQLAYLNLYQLLELPMGESFTIEKPSLPEVQATLTMINAYDVFSTAINVRPEIKAAQLRVESAMKQLEIAKGSRYPNLSFGANYYNQYNNQYKDFEGTRIDLGEQLKNNSRSSLGLTLSIPIFNRFQVKNNISNSELQIADYEYQLQQSRNVLRRDIEQVYTNALAAFNRYISTEKAVASMKEAFRYTEEKFNVGMINSVEYNQSKTNLTNAQSDLIQAKYEYIFRTKILDFYNGVAITL; from the coding sequence AATCTTTTAACCTTATTTTTAGGAATATTACTGTCGGCAGGAGCCGTTAACCTGCAGGCGCAAAACGTCTGGGATTTGCAATCCTGTTTCGATTACGCCATCGAAAACAATCTTCAGGTAAAACGACAGGAGATAAATACACGATACAACGAAACCATGGTTAAGCAGGCAAAAGATGATAAACTGCCGAACCTGAATGGCCAGGTGAGCAACGATTTTAGTTTTGGCCGTTCGTTAACCTACGACAATACGTACGATAACATTAACTCGTCGAGTGTATCCGGAGGATTAAATACCAGTATGACGTTGTTTAACGGAATGACATTGAGTAACACCGTTAAAATGCGTGAGCTTGATTTGCTGGCTACCATGGCCGATCTTCAAAAAACAAAAGACGATATTATGCTGTCGATTGCAGCCGAATATCTCGAAATACTTTTTGCACAGGAAGTTCAACTGGTTGCCGAAGCTACCATTGAAGTAACCAAGCAACAAATTGAGCGTACCCGCCAGCTTGTTGATGCCGGAAGTGAAGCAAGAGGAGCTTTGTTGGAAATTGAAGCGCAACTGGCGCGCGAAGAGTTAGATTTGGTAAATGTACAAAACCGGGTTCAATTGGCTTACCTTAATCTTTATCAGTTATTGGAGTTGCCTATGGGCGAAAGTTTTACCATTGAAAAACCATCTCTGCCCGAAGTACAGGCTACCCTAACCATGATAAATGCCTACGACGTGTTTAGCACAGCTATTAACGTGCGCCCCGAAATAAAAGCTGCTCAATTGCGTGTTGAAAGTGCAATGAAACAGTTGGAAATTGCAAAGGGAAGCCGTTACCCGAATTTGAGTTTCGGAGCCAATTATTACAACCAGTACAACAATCAGTACAAAGACTTTGAAGGAACCCGTATTGATTTGGGTGAACAGCTGAAAAATAACAGCCGTTCGAGTTTGGGATTAACATTAAGCATCCCGATTTTCAATCGTTTCCAGGTGAAAAACAATATCTCGAATTCTGAGTTGCAAATTGCCGATTACGAGTATCAGTTACAACAAAGCCGCAATGTGTTACGAAGAGATATTGAGCAGGTGTACACCAATGCACTGGCTGCTTTTAATCGTTATATTTCTACCGAAAAAGCAGTGGCTTCAATGAAAGAAGCTTTCCGTTATACGGAAGAGAAATTTAACGTAGGAATGATCAATTCAGTAGAATACAACCAGAGTAAAACGAATCTGACCAATGCTCAGTCGGACTTAATACAAGCAAAATACGAATATATTTTCCGCACGAAAATACTTGATTTCTACAACGGTGTAGCAATCACCTTGTAG
- a CDS encoding DUF5916 domain-containing protein, whose amino-acid sequence MKLPLVLFLCVCLAYTAVANNYSSKSDTTINTFNKDYVYRVKKLEGVINIDGVIDESDWQIAQKADKFYRVLPVDTGFATQPSTMMMAYDDKALYVAQIFYDTIPGKRVMESFRRDFSFGSNDNLLVFFDTFLDQTNGFSFGVSASGAKWDGTMSNGHSISLDWDCKWEMETKHYDNRWVSEMRIPFKSVRYPNGSREWNVNFSRLDLKSNEKSAWAPVPRQFPTASLAYTGRMQFEEPLPKSKMQFSVIPYILGGASKDFEAGTSTDYRTDVGFDAKVGISSSMTLDLTYNPDFAQVEVDQQVTNIDRFELFFPEKRQFFLENSDLFSGYGDSHSLTPFFSRRIGLDAPVLAGARLSGKIGNDWRVGFINMTTEETGENLARNFTVASIQKKMFTRSSLGFIAVNKEYFDVPSDTSMFNRVIGFDYNLASKDNVWDGKFFFHRSFQPDNPDKQYAQGVVLMYSTPHLHLGLYETSVGENYRAEAGYVRRTGYNYIGGSAGYIFVPNKKVASHGPGMKLDNYYNPDNDLIEHEYEFEYELTFANRAELGFEYSDHFVQLRNDFNPTQDPDNYLPEGSEYDFGLFSVSYQSTRKSMFTWEAEVSKGSFYSGDIQYIQGEIGYRFQPYVNMTVNFNYTDMDLGDPFSREKFWLVGPKMDITFTDKIFWSTFVQYNEQIDNLNINSRFQWRYQPVSDIYLVYTDNYFTGNWNSRNRAVVLKMTYWFN is encoded by the coding sequence ATGAAGTTGCCTTTGGTCTTATTCCTCTGCGTATGTTTGGCATATACCGCTGTTGCCAACAACTATAGCTCAAAATCAGATACAACGATAAATACTTTCAATAAAGACTATGTGTATCGTGTAAAAAAATTAGAAGGGGTTATAAATATTGATGGTGTGATTGATGAAAGCGACTGGCAAATCGCGCAAAAAGCAGATAAATTTTACCGGGTGCTACCCGTAGATACAGGTTTTGCCACGCAGCCTTCAACAATGATGATGGCATACGACGACAAGGCTTTGTACGTAGCTCAAATCTTTTACGATACTATTCCCGGTAAACGTGTTATGGAATCGTTTCGCCGCGATTTTAGTTTTGGGAGTAACGACAACCTACTTGTATTTTTCGATACATTTTTAGACCAGACAAACGGTTTTTCATTTGGAGTTTCGGCATCGGGTGCCAAGTGGGACGGTACCATGAGTAACGGACACAGTATCTCGCTGGATTGGGATTGCAAATGGGAAATGGAAACCAAACATTACGACAACCGCTGGGTAAGCGAAATGCGTATTCCGTTTAAGTCGGTGCGTTACCCAAATGGCAGTCGCGAGTGGAATGTTAATTTTAGCCGCCTCGATTTGAAATCAAACGAAAAGTCGGCGTGGGCACCGGTTCCCAGGCAGTTTCCAACGGCATCGCTGGCTTACACCGGGCGCATGCAGTTTGAAGAGCCGCTGCCAAAATCAAAAATGCAGTTTTCGGTAATTCCGTATATATTGGGTGGCGCATCAAAAGATTTTGAGGCCGGCACAAGTACCGATTACCGTACCGATGTTGGTTTTGATGCCAAAGTTGGTATCTCGTCATCAATGACACTCGACCTTACTTATAATCCCGATTTTGCTCAGGTTGAAGTCGATCAGCAGGTAACGAATATCGATCGTTTTGAACTGTTCTTCCCCGAAAAACGACAGTTCTTTCTCGAGAACAGCGACCTGTTTTCAGGCTATGGTGATTCACATTCTCTTACTCCTTTTTTCTCGCGAAGAATTGGATTGGATGCCCCTGTACTTGCCGGTGCCCGACTGAGCGGGAAAATTGGCAATGACTGGCGGGTAGGTTTTATTAATATGACCACCGAAGAAACCGGCGAAAACCTGGCGCGCAATTTTACCGTGGCTTCCATTCAGAAGAAAATGTTTACGCGGTCGAGCCTTGGATTTATTGCCGTTAACAAAGAATATTTCGATGTTCCATCGGATACAAGCATGTTTAACCGGGTGATTGGTTTCGATTATAACCTGGCCAGCAAAGACAATGTTTGGGACGGAAAGTTCTTTTTTCACCGCTCATTCCAGCCCGATAATCCCGATAAACAATATGCACAGGGAGTAGTGTTAATGTACAGCACTCCGCATTTACATCTGGGATTATACGAAACTTCGGTGGGCGAAAATTACCGTGCCGAGGCCGGTTATGTGCGCCGAACAGGGTATAATTATATTGGGGGTTCGGCAGGCTATATTTTTGTGCCCAACAAAAAAGTGGCGAGCCATGGCCCAGGAATGAAACTAGATAATTACTACAATCCTGATAACGATTTAATCGAACACGAATACGAGTTTGAATACGAGCTTACCTTTGCAAACCGGGCCGAACTGGGTTTCGAGTACAGCGATCATTTTGTGCAATTACGAAACGATTTTAATCCTACACAGGATCCTGACAACTATTTGCCCGAAGGTTCAGAATATGATTTTGGACTTTTTTCTGTTTCCTATCAATCTACCCGCAAATCGATGTTTACCTGGGAGGCCGAAGTCTCAAAAGGGAGCTTCTACAGTGGCGATATTCAGTACATTCAGGGAGAGATCGGTTACCGCTTTCAACCCTATGTAAATATGACCGTGAATTTTAACTACACTGATATGGATTTGGGCGATCCGTTTAGCCGCGAAAAATTCTGGTTGGTGGGACCGAAAATGGATATCACTTTTACCGATAAAATATTCTGGTCGACTTTTGTGCAGTACAACGAGCAAATCGACAATCTGAATATCAACTCGCGCTTTCAGTGGCGTTACCAACCGGTTTCAGATATTTACCTGGTTTACACCGACAATTATTTTACCGGAAACTGGAACTCGAGAAACAGGGCAGTGGTTTTAAAAATGACTTACTGGTTTAATTAA